The following proteins are co-located in the Bordetella bronchialis genome:
- a CDS encoding copper resistance protein NlpE N-terminal domain-containing protein, giving the protein MVLAGTAGIVGCAEQKQAGYYDPPRASTVTDAQIMGTGADYRNVVRAPSQLQFDLKAPTPSQQQQVEAQRARAIQEGNTTEDGQPMPQTAVASSAGDSSAPAQPRSPNASERDLVPQPQTYMGTLPCFAAGMECEAQRITLTLAPNGRWRGRSAYLDDAPNRDKPLAEQGCWTVTDEKPPRVFLIGRDNNVRAEFVVAANNVLRLRAIAGVTPSLNYTLTRQPDLDPINELAKQTPPQCP; this is encoded by the coding sequence ATGGTGCTGGCCGGCACGGCCGGCATCGTGGGCTGCGCGGAACAGAAACAAGCCGGCTATTACGACCCGCCGCGCGCCAGCACCGTTACCGACGCCCAGATCATGGGCACGGGCGCCGATTACCGCAACGTGGTACGCGCCCCTTCGCAGCTGCAGTTCGACCTGAAGGCGCCCACGCCCAGCCAGCAACAGCAAGTCGAAGCCCAGCGGGCACGCGCGATCCAGGAAGGCAACACGACGGAAGACGGCCAGCCCATGCCGCAAACGGCCGTGGCGTCGTCCGCCGGCGACAGCAGCGCCCCCGCGCAGCCGCGGTCGCCCAACGCGTCCGAACGCGATCTGGTGCCGCAGCCGCAAACCTATATGGGCACCCTGCCCTGCTTCGCGGCGGGCATGGAATGCGAAGCCCAACGCATCACCCTGACCCTGGCGCCCAACGGCCGCTGGCGCGGCCGCTCGGCCTATCTGGACGACGCGCCCAACCGCGACAAACCGCTTGCCGAACAAGGCTGCTGGACGGTCACCGACGAAAAACCGCCGCGTGTCTTCCTGATCGGCCGGGACAACAATGTGCGCGCGGAATTCGTCGTCGCGGCCAACAATGTGCTGCGCCTGCGCGCCATTGCCGGCGTCACGCCGTCCTTGAACTACACCCTGACGCGCCAGCCGGACCTGGACCCGATCAACGAGCTGGCCAAGCAGACGCCGCCCCAGTGCCCTTGA
- a CDS encoding response regulator transcription factor: protein MIHPQGCASKQAVALTPRERDIATYLVTGKSNKYIAIELNISARTAEAHRARIFRKMGVRNAMELACRMCPHSRCND, encoded by the coding sequence ATGATTCACCCGCAGGGGTGCGCAAGCAAGCAGGCGGTGGCATTGACGCCCCGCGAACGGGATATCGCGACTTATCTCGTCACCGGCAAATCCAATAAGTACATCGCCATCGAGCTGAATATCTCCGCGCGCACGGCAGAGGCCCACCGGGCGCGGATTTTCCGCAAGATGGGCGTGCGCAACGCGATGGAGCTGGCGTGCCGCATGTGCCCGCACAGCCGCTGCAACGACTAG